GTAGTGGAATCGCATATGCGAAAATTCAAAAGGTGTGCCATTATCCAAAAAGAAAATGCCTTCCATAATACTAACGGGCTCATTCTCCTGCAAATTCAGCAGTTCTTGATCATTGGAATCGGATGGTTCTGCAGATATTGATAAAAAGGATTTGGTAACCGCCAAGTTGCGCGAATCCTCCAAATAATTAAAAATAGATCCCTCGATAATCGTCTGATTTAAATTTTGTACGATTTTTATCGGGATATACCCTGTTTCAATCATAAAGGGCTCATCTTCAAAGAGACGTAATCGAACAATTTTGTAAACAAAGTCATGCGGCCCTAAAAACAAATCCCGCTGTAACTCTTCTGTTGGTGGGATGACCTCGAACTTCAACACTTTAATCTTAGGCTTCTTGCCATGCATATGAAAATTGTCGGTAACGCCTAAATTAGAGCCTTCGTAGTTAAAAATAGATTCATTTTTTATGTATA
This window of the Paenibacillus sp. FSL R10-2734 genome carries:
- a CDS encoding GntR family transcriptional regulator encodes the protein MTQFVYKQIIDDLKMKIFAGQFPDMKLPDERSLSETYQVSRSSIKSALTKMANAGIIFKKRGSGTFINPLYIKNESIFNYEGSNLGVTDNFHMHGKKPKIKVLKFEVIPPTEELQRDLFLGPHDFVYKIVRLRLFEDEPFMIETGYIPIKIVQNLNQTIIEGSIFNYLEDSRNLAVTKSFLSISAEPSDSNDQELLNLQENEPVSIMEGIFFLDNGTPFEFSHMRFHYKFLKFNTFVSVD